The genomic DNA CCCTGAGGACCGCCGGGTGCAGGTCGAGAATATCGCTCCAGCCGTATCCCAAGGGTTTCCCAACGAGGGTGTCTTTCAGGTCCGCACAGGCGAGACGAAGGGCTTGGTCACGACAACGGCAGCTTCGCAGGATTGGCGCAGTCTCAAGGCGGGCCCAGCCGATCGCAAGCAGACCTAATGGGAGTCTGCAGTGGGTGGGAAGCGGACCTTCCGGCGATCCTGCTTCCAGCCTCACTCCATCCGGCAGAAGCAATACATGAACTGCTGAGGGGCGCCCCAAGGCGTCTCGTGCAACTCGGTGACGCTGTCCAACAGACGGAACTTCGGGCCGAACTCCTCGTGCAGGTTTTCTGCGTCGTAGCGAACGACATCCAATCCGCTGCACTTTTCAGGCCCGTCCAAACCGAAGGTGGCGACAATGACGTGGCCGCGAAGCCGAACTGAGCGGGCGACTTGGCGCACGTATGCGGCTCTGTCATCTGCGCTCGTCAAGAAGTGGAACACCGCTCGGTCGTGCCAGACATCGTAGCGAGCAGCTTCCAGCTCCACCGTCGTGATGTCGCCGGTGATCCAATGCACCGAGGCACCCGCATGTCCCATTCGGTCCTTCGCCACCTCAATCGCCGCCGGAGAGATGTCGAGCACCGTCACGTCGCTGTAACCGCGCGCGACAAGATCATCGACCAAAGTCGCTTCCCCACCACCAACGTCAATGACCGCGCTGCCGGTGTCCGGCGTCGCGTGTTCGATGAGCCTCAGGGAAACCTCCAAGTGGGGGCGATACCAGCTCACCTCGTCCACCGCCTTAGTTTGATAAACGTTTTCCCAATGGGCCTTGGTCGTCATCGCCGCCACTCCCGAACTGTCCTTGAAAACTGGGGTTGGGATCATCTGAACGCCAGAGGGCCCACCGGTCGAAACCCGTTATTCTCGCCCGCGACGCACACAGACGTTCATTGGGGAGTTCAAA from Actinomycetota bacterium includes the following:
- a CDS encoding class I SAM-dependent methyltransferase produces the protein MTTKAHWENVYQTKAVDEVSWYRPHLEVSLRLIEHATPDTGSAVIDVGGGEATLVDDLVARGYSDVTVLDISPAAIEVAKDRMGHAGASVHWITGDITTVELEAARYDVWHDRAVFHFLTSADDRAAYVRQVARSVRLRGHVIVATFGLDGPEKCSGLDVVRYDAENLHEEFGPKFRLLDSVTELHETPWGAPQQFMYCFCRME